In Lonchura striata isolate bLonStr1 unplaced genomic scaffold, bLonStr1.mat Scaffold_92, whole genome shotgun sequence, one DNA window encodes the following:
- the LOC144248841 gene encoding LOW QUALITY PROTEIN: uncharacterized protein LOC144248841 (The sequence of the model RefSeq protein was modified relative to this genomic sequence to represent the inferred CDS: inserted 1 base in 1 codon) produces the protein MEEMEEEEKPWRSRTRSGSKPSPGSCGEERAPLSQEGGQRSSQSSELVEKPRGREKPHKCLECGKGFSRSSNLIEHQVIHTGERPYECEECGKRFRWSSSLRLHQRFHTGERPFECGECGRSFSKNSILIQHQRMHTGEKPFECGECGMSFSQRSSLMQHSVIHTGEKPFECGKCGMSFSQKGYLMQHQRIHTGEKPYECGECGKSFRQSSGLRRHERIHTGEKPYECGVCGMSFSLNSQLTEHKKIHTGEKPYKCGECGKSFRESSALIRHQVIHTGERSYTCLECGKSYGWHSDLRKHQRIHSGEKPYECPQCGKRFQISSSLLVHQRSHTEERPYRCPDCGKGFKHNSNLTVHRRIHTGERPYECGKCGKSFSERSNLIKHQRRHNGEGPYKCGECGKGFGWISKFIXYHKIHTRERPYECPKCRKWFLRSSNLIPSAHASVHQWIHTQERPFCCPECGKGFKHSSSLVTHRHIHTGERPGECPVCGERFSRSSRLTQHRRRHH, from the exons atggaggaaatggaggaggaggaaaagccctggagatcccGCACAAGGAGTggcagcaaacccagcccagggagctgtggggaggaaagagcccccctgagccaggaaggcgggcagagatccagccagagctcagagctggtggagaagcctcgtggcagggagaagccccacaagtgcttggaatgtgggaagggtttcagccggaGCTCCAACCTGATcgagcaccaggtgatccacactggggagaggccctacgagtgtgagGAATGTGGGAAGCGTTTCCgctggagctccagcctgaGACTTCACCAGAGattccacaccggggagaggccctttgagtgtggggagtgtgggaggaGCTTCAGCAAGAACTCCATTCTGATCCAACACCAGAGGATgcacactggggaaaagccctttgagtgtggggaatgtgggatgagcttcagccagaggagcagcctgatGCAGCACTCGGtaatccacactggggaaaagccctttgagtgtgggaaatgtgggatgAGCTTCAGCCAGAAGGGCTACCTGATGcaacaccagaggatccacactggggaaaaaccctatgagtgtggggaatgtgggaagagcttcaggcagagctctggcctGAGGAGACAtgagaggatccacactggagaaaagccctacgagtgtggggtgtgtgggatGAGTTTCAGCCTCAACTCCCAGCTTACGGAACACAAAAAGATCCatactggggaaaagccctacaagtgtggggaatgtgggaaaagTTTCAGAGAAAGCTCAGCCCTGATTcggcaccaggtgatccacactggggaacggtcCTACAcctgcttggaatgtgggaagagctatGGGTGGCACTCAGACCTGAGAaagcaccagcgcatccacagcggggagaagccctacgagtgtccccagtgtgggaagaggtttcagatcAGCTCCAGTCTCCTCGTACATCAGCGGAGTCACAccgaggagaggccctaccgctgccccgactgcgggaagggcttcaagcacaactccaatctcaccgtgcaccggcgcatccacaccggggagaggccctacgagtgtgggaagtgtgggaagagcttctcagaGAGATCAAACTTGAtcaaacaccaacggag GCACAatggggaaggg ccctacaagtgtggggagtgtgggaagggctttggGTGGATCTCCAAGTTCA AGTACCACAAGATTCACaccagggagaggccctatgagtgtcccaaGTGTAGGAAGTGGTTTCTGAGAAGCTCCAATCTCATC CCGTCTGCCCATGCTTCAGTGCATCAGTGGATTCACACACaggagaggcccttctgctgccctgagtgcgggaagggcttcaagcacagctccagcctcgTCACCCACAGgcacatccacaccggggagaggcccggTGAGTGTCCTGTGTGTGGGGAGAGATTCTCCAGAAGCTCTCGCTTGACCCAACACCGAAGGAGGCACCATTAA